A stretch of Argiope bruennichi chromosome 10, qqArgBrue1.1, whole genome shotgun sequence DNA encodes these proteins:
- the LOC129987668 gene encoding TD and POZ domain-containing protein 1-like produces the protein MSQQGLETVNYWNEIAAVSRNTAKLLKINWTIENMSTVNGTITGPEFYLEINCLCSILFNSGGNSDYYVFLVNKSDLNIKMQSHIIFLDSDGGVLHEQTMGTEFDVCKNSREKISTFSYSKSRLTSLKNDKLIIHCVIKVKGRNTTKINFLKSASESWKNLIDDWKKMFKNPVSSDFTLQVGDKIIRAHKTVLLARSAYFRRMFETEMREQAESTVHVTDVLYPTLQKLIEFLYTGSFSDTEDGNIQEIFDLYIAADKYNVVELRAVCGERQLSAATVDNILQILQLAQSHGDGKLKMRAMDFVFFKYEAIEKSSEWKTFVASETVLASEILNSCFEHFKYSST, from the coding sequence atgtctCAACAAGGCCTTGAAACTGTGAACTACTGGAATGAAATCGCTGCTGTATCTCGTAATACTGCAAAACTGCTCAAAATAAACTGGACGATTGAAAACATGTCAACGGTTAATGGCACAATAACCGGACCAGAATTTTACCTAGAGATTAATTGCTTGTGTTCCATTTTGTTCAACAGCGGCGGCAACAGCGATTATTATGTCTTTCTGGTCAACaaatcagatttaaatattaaaatgcaaagtcACATTATATTTTTAGACAGCGATGGTGGAGTTCTCCACGAGCAAACAATGGGAACAGAATTTGATGTTTGTAAAAACAGTCgggaaaaaatttctacattttcctATTCAAAAAGCAgattaacttctttaaaaaacgaCAAATTGATAATCCATTGTGTGATTAAGGTAAAAGGACGtaatacaactaaaataaatttcttgaaatctgCGAGCGAATCTTGGAAAAATCTGATAGATGATTGGAAAAAGATGTTCAAGAATCCTGTCAGCTCAGACTTCACGCTCCAAGTGGGGGACAAAATTATTCGTGCACATAAGACAGTCCTTCTTGCTCGTTCTGCATATTTCAGAAGAATGTTCGAGACAGAGATGAGAGAACAAGCAGAGAGTACCGTGCATGTGACCGACGTGCTTTATCCTACGCTGCAGAAACTAATCGAGTTCTTGTACACTGGAAGTTTCTCCGACACAGAAGATGGCAATATCCAAGAAATCTTCGATTTGTACATAGCAGCGGACAAGTACAACGTCGTGGAATTGAGAGCTGTATGTGGAGAAAGACAGTTATCCGCTGCCACGGTTGacaatatattgcaaatattgcaaCTTGCGCAAAGTCACGGGGATGGAAAGTTGAAAATGCGAGCTATGGATTtcgtatttttcaaatatgaagcCATAGAAAAATCGAGTGAATGGAAAACATTCGTCGCAAGTGAAACTGTCTTGGCTTCTGAAATTCTAAATTCCTGTTTCGAGCACTTTAAATATTCTTCTACTTAG
- the LOC129987790 gene encoding uncharacterized protein LOC129987790 encodes MAEDNEDTRNGFTFIWTALKLSRGSEQNGLLQTAPEILSSPPFFVDSLEKTGWCLMMLISKKGDHITCSLSRIIKDNGPKKIEIEFEISFLAADGSSLIKGKRRNLFSNNEVCVFESFAKKNDVLIRKKGEILQRESLMVRCRMWKVCDTLPMPVLCFARTELRVETESFFCAIERFSNFKPGEKKSFLVKPKFKEIRPLTISFGLSDEGDDVQVQMTGEDAKLMVSMSWEISVIDSIGRVIDCANFNFLIHQKRVSQIPRLTSKNKLMSKRNLYLPSDVLLLRCSYTTRYIGEITYDSQTLADTEDSFNALSLQKREAEESCAVPLTLVKDLKSLYEEGVLCDVHLLAEGMTFPAHKNVLCARSPIFRRMFTQDEAAMNNKEVKLPDMDADSVRKMLEFIYTDEVKDLDSKSALNLYSAAACYELVHLKYQCSKILKANLNLTNVLDVLILAEKHGDDELEKVAKDFILNHDEDVLLSDKWETFKKNYKQIAFDVMENICLKKSGKK; translated from the coding sequence atggcggaAGATAATGAGGACACCAGAAATGGTTTCACCTTCATCTGGACAGCTCTGAAACTCTCTCGAGGCTCTGAGCAAAATGGGCTTTTACAAACAGCACCTGAAATCCTCTCTTCTCCACCCTTCTTCGTAGATTCACTGGAGAAAACAGGTTGGTGTCTGATGATGCTGATTTCTAAGAAAGGCGACCACATCACCTGCAGTCTTTCCAGGATCATAAAAGACAATGGGCCCAAGAAAATCGAAATAGAATTCGAAATATCCTTTCTTGCTGCTGATGGTTCTTCTTTAATTAAAGGTAAGAGACGGAACCTTTTCTCTAACAATGAAGTCTGTGTGTTCGAGTCATTCGCGAAGAAGAATGATGTTCTAAttaggaaaaaaggagaaatactTCAAAGAGAATCATTGATGGTTCGTTGCAGGATGTGGAAAGTGTGTGATACCCTTCCGATGCCAGTTCTCTGCTTCGCTCGCACCGAGCTCAGAGTTGAAACCGAATCTTTCTTTTGTGCCATCGAACGATTCAGCAATTTCAAACCTGgtgagaaaaaaagttttctcgTGAAacccaaatttaaagaaattcgacCTCTTACAATAAGTTTTGGTTTGAGCGATGAAGGAGATGATGTTCAAGTCCAAATGACCGGCGAAGACGCGAAGCTGATGGTCTCCATGTCTTGGGAAATTTCTGTCATAGACAGCATTGGGAGAGTGATTGATTGTGCCAATTTCAATTTCCTGATTCATCAAAAGCGTGTGTCACAGATTCCTCGATTGACATCGAAAAACAAACTCATGTCTAAGAGAAATTTGTATTTGCCAAGTGATGTTCTGCTCTTGCGTTGTTCTTATACCACTCGCTATATTGGTGAAATCACATACGACAGTCAAACTCTGGCAGATACTGAAGACAGCTTCAATGCGTTGAGTCTTCAGAAGCGTGAAGCAGAAGAATCTTGTGCCGTTCCTTTGACTTTGGTAAAAGATTTGAAAAGTTTGTATGAGGAAGGAGTTCTATGTGATGTTCACCTTCTGGCTGAAGGAATGACCTTTCCTGCTCATAAAAATGTTCTTTGTGCCAGGTCTCCAATATTCAGAAGGATGTTCACTCAAGACGAAGCGGCAATGAACAATAAGGAAGTCAAACTCCCGGATATGGACGCAGATAGCGTTAGAAAAATGCTGGAGTTTATTTACACTGATGAAGTGAAAGATTTAGATTCAAAGAGTGCCCTTAATCTCTACTCGGCTGCTGCCTGTTATGAGTTAGTTCATCTTAAATATCAATGCTCGAAGATTTTAAAAGCCAATTTAAATTTAACGAATGTTTTGGATGTGCTTATTTTGGCTGAGAAACATGGCGACGACGAATTGGAAAAGGTGGCGAAAGATTTCATTTTGAATCATGATGAAGATGTTCTCCTCTCTGATAAATgggaaacttttaagaaaaattacaaacaGATCGCTTTTGATGTAATGGAAAACATTTGCTTGAAAAAGTCTGGAAAAAAGTGa